Within Deinococcus wulumuqiensis R12, the genomic segment TCTGAATCTCCTCCTCCCGCTCTGGCTTGCCATTCCCGGGCGGATCAATGCCAGAAGTTTCAGCCGCTACAGCGGCTGGAACGAGCGCACCTTGCGCCGATACTTTCAAGCGGCCTTGCCCTGGCATGCATTGCACTTGACACTGGTCAAACTGCTGGTGCGCTGTAAAGCCATTGTTCCACGCTTCATTCTCGTGATGGACGCCAGTTTCATCCCCAAATCAGGCACCAAGACCTCGGGTCTTGGTGCCTTTTGGAATAGTTGTGCTGGACGTTCAGAAACCGGGCTGGAACTCTCCTGCATTGCCTTGATGACGTGGTTCGGTCATCACTGTTTTCCGATCAGCATTCGTCAAACGCGTCCCAAAAAGGAAAAAGCTGACCGTCTGACACAGTACCTTGATCAACTTCGGGCGCTGTTCAGACCCCACCGGGCTTGGCTCAAGGAATTTGCACCCATCCTGGTGGCCGATGGTCAGTATGCCAAGAAGCCGTTCTTTGACCTGTGTCGAGCCGAAGGGATCGCCTTCGTCACCAAACTTGCCGTGAATGCCAATGTGTTGATGCCCTTCACGGGAGAACACCCAAAGAAGCGTGGAAGAAAACAAAAGTGGGAGAACTCATGAGTTGCATTTATGCAGCCTGCCCAGTTTTTGCTGACAGCAACGCCATTTCAGCAGCATCCAGGCGGTGAAGGGCCGCAAGAAGCGTACGACGGACGACGTGCGGCATGAGGACGAGGCGGACTTCCTCCCCTGCTTCCCTCAGGGTCAGGCACCAGGCTGGGCGCTGCCCCCCTGTCATCCCTGCCCTGAATTGCTGGTAGAGGGCCAGAGAAATGCTAAGCCACACGAGAAAGATCCAATTGTCGATGCCCGTCTCCGTTCGGAGACGGGTTTCCTTTAGTCCAAAGTCATGCTTGGCCGATTTGAAGAAAGACTCGATGAGCCACCGTCTTTTGTGGCGTCTGGTCAGTGTTCGCGCCGTTCCCGGTTGCGTATCCAGCACATAGAAACGCTTCATCCCATCGTTGCGCGGCAAGTCCACCCAGGACACATAGAGGGGCACCCCCGGTAAACCGGCCAGTTCAACACATTCGCCGCGCCCTGCCTCCTTGAGTTGACGACCATCAGCCAAGAGGAGGTTAGACCGGCCACCGATACTGATGTGCTCAAACCCCCACCAACGCAGCAAATCCAGTGCATCTGCGCTGTAGAAGCCCGAATCCATCACCAGGAACTGAGGGAGATCTCCCCAGAGATAGGGGTGAAAGCGCCGGATGAGCTTCAGGGCCAACTGGATCGGTGTTTCTTCCTGTGCTGGGTCATAGATGGCGTGGCCCATCGGAAAGCTGAGCTTTCCGATGCTGACGTGGATGACGACGAGATGGAGACCGAACACACCGTTGTAGGTTCGCGTGTACGGGAGGCGCGTTCCCGTTTTCTCAATGCTGGTCAGGTCCACCCGAATCACCAACCAGGGTTTTTGACCACGCAGACGGTCATAAGCAGCACGGAGAGCCTTCACTTGGAATCGCAGACGCTCTTTTTCCAGTGGTTGGGTGTTCACCGTATTGAGCAGTCGGCTGACAGTGCTGGGTGAGCAGGTCTTGACCTGACGGAGTTGCTTGCGACTTCCCCCTTCGAGAAACATGCTCAAGGTGCCCTCGAACGTGCGCCATTTCGTCGGGGTCAATTCGGCCTCCAGGGCGCGGTAGAATTCCTGTACGTCTGGGAGCGAGTTTTTCTTTTTGGTCACGCAAGACAGAAAAGCACGTCCCAGACGTGCTTATTGGGACTATTCACTCAATGCAACTCATGAGGAGAAAAAAGTGGACTTTGTGGATTTCGCCGGTTGGATCAGCGTTCCAGGTGCGGCAAAGGAGCAGGTTTGGACTCATGTGGTGTGGGCACCCCATTTTCAATGCTTTTTTCGGGTCGTGGTCATCCAAAACCTCGATAAGGCTGGCAAAGTTCTGGGGCGCGTCGTCCTGGCAAGCACCGATACCAGCATGCCAGCCGAGCAAATCCGGGCGCTCTACAGCGCCCGGTTCCAACTTGAGTTCGTCTTTCGTGATGCCAAACAGCACGCCGCGCTGACCACCTGCCAACTGCGCTCCAAAAAAGGCTTGCAAAATCACTGGAATGCCGCCTTTCTGAGCGTGAGTTTGGCAAGGGCGGAGCAACTGCTCCGCTTCACGGCTTGGACGGGGCGGCCTGCGAAGGAGATCACCTTCTCAATGGAGGATGCCAAACGCCGGGCGTTTAACCTCCTTTTCGCCAAGCGAATACTGGCGAATCTAGGTCTGGAGCAGCGTTTTGATGAATTGCAAAATCATCCGTCCAGGCCGCTTGACCTGGGCGTCAAAGCCGCTTGAAACTGTCCGAACCATTGATGATACGGACGGAATGGAAAGAGGGAGATGACGGCGTTTTTCCGACATCTCCCTCTTTCCATTCCGTCCCGTGAGCGTTCGGTCCGTTCCGCCCGGACTTCAGAGTTTCACCCCTGTTCGCGCCGCCGGGCGACGCTGCGGACCAGCAGCAGCAGACCGAAGGCCACCAGCACCATCACCGCGCTCAGCACCAGCGCGGGCGCGAGGTCCGATTCCAGGGCGGCGTAGATCGCCAGCGTGACGGTGCGGGTCTGCCCCTGAAGCGACCCGGCAAACAGGATGGTGGCGCCGAATTCGCCCAGCGCTCTGGCCCAGGCCAGCACCAGCCCTTCCACCAGAAAAGGAAACGCCAGCGGCCAGGTGATCAGCCGGAAGACCTGGCCGTCGCTTGCGCCGTCGGTGCGGGCAGCGGCTTCGGCGTCGCGGTCCACCGCCTGAAACCCGGCGCGGGCGGTGCGCAGGTAAAAGGGCGCCGACACGAACAGTTGCGCCAGCACCACCGCCGCCGGGGAAAACGCCAGTTGCACGCCCGCCAGTTCCAGCGGCGCCCCCAGCAGTCCGCCCCGCCCGAAGGTGAGCAGCAGCCCGGCCCCCGCCACCACCGGAGGCAGCACGATGGGCAGGTCGAGCAGGGTTTCGAGCACCGCTTTGCCGCGAAAATCGAACCGCGCCAGCAGCCACGCCACCGGCGTGACCAGCAGCACCAGCAGCAGCAGCGTGGCCCCGGTGGTCAGCAGGCTCACGCGCAGGGCGCCTTGCACAGCGGGGCTTGCCAGCGCAGGCCAGAACTCCGCCGTCAGGCCCCGCGTGAGCAGCACCAGCACCGGCAAGATCAGAAACAGGGTCAGCACGCCCCCCAGCAGCAGGGCCAGGGGGGGCAACCGGGGAGACGCGGCGGAGCGG encodes:
- a CDS encoding transposase; the encoded protein is MTKKKNSLPDVQEFYRALEAELTPTKWRTFEGTLSMFLEGGSRKQLRQVKTCSPSTVSRLLNTVNTQPLEKERLRFQVKALRAAYDRLRGQKPWLVIRVDLTSIEKTGTRLPYTRTYNGVFGLHLVVIHVSIGKLSFPMGHAIYDPAQEETPIQLALKLIRRFHPYLWGDLPQFLVMDSGFYSADALDLLRWWGFEHISIGGRSNLLLADGRQLKEAGRGECVELAGLPGVPLYVSWVDLPRNDGMKRFYVLDTQPGTARTLTRRHKRRWLIESFFKSAKHDFGLKETRLRTETGIDNWIFLVWLSISLALYQQFRAGMTGGQRPAWCLTLREAGEEVRLVLMPHVVRRTLLAALHRLDAAEMALLSAKTGQAA
- a CDS encoding transposase, which gives rise to MNILPVLLSLAAVPAHQYNFLNLLLPLWLAIPGRINARSFSRYSGWNERTLRRYFQAALPWHALHLTLVKLLVRCKAIVPRFILVMDASFIPKSGTKTSGLGAFWNSCAGRSETGLELSCIALMTWFGHHCFPISIRQTRPKKEKADRLTQYLDQLRALFRPHRAWLKEFAPILVADGQYAKKPFFDLCRAEGIAFVTKLAVNANVLMPFTGEHPKKRGRKQKWENS
- a CDS encoding ABC transporter permease; this translates as MPRSAASPRLPPLALLLGGVLTLFLILPVLVLLTRGLTAEFWPALASPAVQGALRVSLLTTGATLLLLVLLVTPVAWLLARFDFRGKAVLETLLDLPIVLPPVVAGAGLLLTFGRGGLLGAPLELAGVQLAFSPAAVVLAQLFVSAPFYLRTARAGFQAVDRDAEAAARTDGASDGQVFRLITWPLAFPFLVEGLVLAWARALGEFGATILFAGSLQGQTRTVTLAIYAALESDLAPALVLSAVMVLVAFGLLLLVRSVARRREQG
- a CDS encoding transposase, with the translated sequence MVTQDRKARPRRAYWDYSLNATHEEKKVDFVDFAGWISVPGAAKEQVWTHVVWAPHFQCFFRVVVIQNLDKAGKVLGRVVLASTDTSMPAEQIRALYSARFQLEFVFRDAKQHAALTTCQLRSKKGLQNHWNAAFLSVSLARAEQLLRFTAWTGRPAKEITFSMEDAKRRAFNLLFAKRILANLGLEQRFDELQNHPSRPLDLGVKAA